Proteins from one Pontibacter korlensis genomic window:
- a CDS encoding four helix bundle protein, giving the protein MHNFKELRVWKDSIELAKLVYKATALFPQDERYGLTSQINRAVVSVPSNIAEGAGRGSDKEFGQFLRIALGSAFELETQLILAESFGFVKQPQYSDLITKNEGVQKMLNGFINMLDRKGRVS; this is encoded by the coding sequence ATGCATAACTTCAAAGAGCTAAGAGTGTGGAAAGATTCAATAGAGCTAGCTAAGCTCGTTTATAAAGCGACTGCTCTTTTCCCACAGGATGAACGATATGGGCTGACATCACAGATTAATCGTGCTGTTGTGTCAGTTCCATCCAATATAGCTGAGGGGGCAGGTCGTGGATCGGATAAAGAATTTGGTCAGTTCCTGAGGATTGCTCTAGGATCTGCTTTCGAGCTTGAAACACAATTAATATTGGCTGAATCTTTCGGCTTCGTTAAACAGCCTCAGTATTCAGACTTGATAACTAAGAATGAAGGCGTACAAAAGATGCTAAACGGCTTTATAAACATGCTTGACAGAAAGGGTCGTGTGTCTTGA
- a CDS encoding acyl-CoA thioesterase → MNLEERIKQSETRIFKAVFPNTTNHYDTLFGGTAMQLMDEVAFIAATRFCRKRVVTVSSDRIDFTQPIPAGTIVELIARVISVGNTSLKVQVEIYVEEMYSDVRTKAVSGTFAFVAIDEHKQPIRVLSEV, encoded by the coding sequence ATGAACTTAGAAGAACGCATCAAGCAATCAGAAACCCGTATCTTTAAGGCTGTTTTTCCGAATACCACCAACCATTACGACACCCTTTTTGGAGGCACGGCCATGCAACTAATGGACGAGGTAGCCTTTATTGCTGCCACACGTTTTTGCCGCAAACGTGTGGTTACCGTTTCATCAGACAGAATTGACTTTACACAACCCATACCCGCTGGTACCATTGTAGAGCTGATAGCCCGCGTTATAAGTGTAGGCAATACCAGCTTGAAAGTACAGGTTGAGATTTATGTTGAAGAAATGTATTCTGATGTACGAACAAAGGCAGTGAGCGGGACCTTTGCTTTTGTAGCCATAGACGAGCACAAGCAACCAATACGAGTGCTTTCTGAGGTGTAA
- a CDS encoding acyl-CoA dehydrogenase family protein: protein MEKTTQTATIQGGEFLIKETNPQDVFIPADFNEEQLMMAQTCKDFVREEVYPLLDRLDNHEEGLMESLMKKAGELGLFAVSIPEQYGGLNMDFNTSLLVTESVGGGHSFPVAFAAHTGIGTLPILYFGTEEQKNKYIPKLVSGEWMSAYCLTEPGSGSDALAAKTKAVLNEAGTHYILNGQKMWITNAGFADVFVVFAQVDGDKFTGFIVERVYKGVSLGNEEHKMGIKGSSTRQVFFEDCEVPKENVLGEIGKGHLIAFNILNIGRIKLGAATLGAAKKVADLSVKYANERHQFKLPISKFGAIRYKLAEQAIRIYGVESALYRCGMDIYRKEQELMANGANENEALMGAAREFAVEAAMLKVEGSEVLDYVVDEGVQIYGGYGFSADYPMDRAYRDSRINRIFEGTNEINRMLTVDMILKKALKGELDLMGPAQAVQQELMSIPDFGDEEEGLFTAEHKAIKNLKKAILMVAGTAVQKYMNSLAKEQEILMSIADMAIKTYVAESTLLRVEKLVSQKGEEAVANQIDIVRVTVNDAVDTAFKAGKEAIAAMAEGDEQRLLFMGLKRFTKKDLYNTKEARRRIAAALIEANEFVY from the coding sequence ATGGAAAAAACAACACAAACTGCCACCATCCAAGGTGGTGAGTTCCTGATAAAGGAGACAAACCCGCAGGACGTATTTATACCTGCTGACTTTAATGAGGAGCAGCTGATGATGGCACAAACCTGTAAGGACTTTGTGCGCGAGGAAGTATACCCGTTGCTAGATCGCCTTGACAACCATGAGGAAGGCCTGATGGAAAGCCTGATGAAAAAGGCAGGTGAGCTGGGGTTGTTCGCTGTATCTATTCCGGAGCAGTATGGCGGGCTGAATATGGACTTCAACACTTCGCTGCTGGTAACAGAGTCAGTAGGTGGTGGACATTCCTTCCCGGTAGCCTTTGCGGCACACACGGGTATCGGTACGCTGCCAATCTTATACTTTGGTACCGAAGAGCAGAAGAACAAGTATATCCCGAAGCTGGTGAGTGGTGAGTGGATGTCAGCCTACTGCTTAACGGAGCCTGGTTCTGGTTCCGATGCTTTGGCGGCTAAGACGAAAGCTGTACTGAACGAGGCAGGTACGCACTACATCCTGAACGGCCAGAAAATGTGGATCACCAATGCAGGTTTTGCGGATGTGTTTGTGGTGTTCGCACAGGTAGATGGAGATAAGTTTACAGGCTTTATTGTGGAGCGCGTCTACAAAGGAGTGAGCCTTGGCAATGAAGAGCACAAAATGGGTATCAAAGGTTCTTCTACTCGCCAGGTGTTCTTCGAAGACTGTGAAGTGCCGAAGGAAAACGTGCTAGGCGAGATTGGTAAAGGCCACCTGATTGCTTTTAATATCCTGAACATTGGTCGGATTAAACTAGGTGCTGCTACACTGGGAGCTGCAAAAAAAGTAGCCGACCTGTCTGTGAAGTATGCTAACGAGCGTCACCAGTTCAAGCTTCCAATCTCAAAATTTGGTGCTATCCGTTATAAGCTGGCCGAGCAAGCTATTCGCATTTACGGCGTAGAATCAGCCTTATATCGTTGCGGTATGGATATCTATCGCAAAGAGCAGGAGCTAATGGCGAACGGAGCCAACGAAAACGAGGCTCTGATGGGTGCTGCCCGAGAGTTTGCCGTTGAGGCTGCTATGCTGAAAGTAGAAGGCTCAGAGGTGCTGGATTATGTAGTAGACGAAGGTGTGCAGATTTACGGTGGCTACGGCTTCTCTGCAGACTATCCGATGGACCGCGCTTACCGCGACTCCCGTATCAACCGCATCTTTGAAGGTACCAACGAGATCAACCGCATGCTGACAGTAGACATGATCCTGAAGAAAGCCTTGAAAGGTGAACTGGACCTGATGGGACCAGCCCAGGCAGTGCAGCAGGAGCTAATGTCTATCCCAGACTTTGGTGACGAGGAGGAAGGCCTGTTTACAGCGGAGCACAAGGCTATCAAGAATCTGAAGAAAGCTATTCTGATGGTGGCAGGTACGGCAGTGCAGAAGTATATGAACTCACTGGCTAAAGAGCAGGAGATACTGATGAGCATTGCCGATATGGCTATCAAAACCTATGTAGCAGAATCGACCTTGTTGCGTGTGGAAAAACTAGTAAGCCAGAAAGGTGAGGAGGCTGTAGCAAATCAAATAGATATTGTACGAGTTACAGTGAACGATGCCGTAGATACTGCCTTTAAGGCAGGTAAGGAGGCTATTGCCGCTATGGCCGAAGGTGATGAACAACGCTTGTTGTTTATGGGCCTGAAGCGCTTCACGAAGAAAGATTTGTATAACACTAAAGAAGCGCGTCGTCGTATAGCCGCTGCCCTAATTGAGGCAAACGAGTTTGTGTATTAA
- a CDS encoding IS110 family transposase yields the protein MKKQTTTRESAINMQLANPNAAGIDVGDTIHAVAVPEGRDTLPVRSFGTMTCDLEAIAAWLLECGVDTVAMESTGVYWRPLFNLLTQHGLEVYLVNAKQVKNVSGRKNDEDDARWIQKLHSCGLLRSSYLPDDQQEALRTLVRHRRTLTQDRGRCVLRMQKALELMNVKVHTLLRDITGKSGLAIIEAILSGERTAENFLTCVHFKVKADRATILKSLQGNWRAEQLYLLEDCYMSYKYLTERIALCDVAIERQLEHYYREIRPEAAPECEAVSAKRANRNKPSFNTCSYLKKVLGVDVMAIYGISDIAALEILSETGTDMSKWETAKHFASWLNLCPNNKISGGKLISSTLMKKKPNPASQAFRNAANAVQRSDNWLGDYFRRMKAKGGNKYATVATANKIATIYYKMVSCQQEFSPVELTAYQKKYKQAKIIYLERRLFELKMEAA from the coding sequence ATGAAAAAGCAAACCACTACAAGAGAGAGTGCCATCAACATGCAGCTGGCCAACCCGAACGCGGCAGGTATTGATGTGGGAGACACCATTCACGCCGTTGCCGTACCCGAGGGCAGGGATACGCTGCCGGTCAGGTCCTTTGGGACGATGACCTGCGATCTGGAGGCCATCGCCGCCTGGCTGCTCGAATGCGGGGTGGACACGGTGGCCATGGAGAGCACTGGCGTATACTGGAGACCCTTGTTCAACCTGCTCACCCAGCACGGCCTGGAGGTGTACCTGGTTAATGCCAAACAGGTTAAAAACGTGAGCGGCAGGAAGAACGATGAGGATGATGCGCGCTGGATTCAGAAGCTGCACAGTTGCGGACTGCTCCGCAGCAGCTATCTTCCCGACGACCAGCAGGAGGCGCTGCGCACGCTGGTTCGCCACCGCAGAACGCTCACCCAGGATAGAGGCAGATGCGTGCTGAGGATGCAGAAGGCCTTGGAGCTGATGAACGTGAAGGTGCACACGCTGCTGCGCGACATCACCGGCAAGAGCGGCCTTGCCATCATTGAGGCCATCCTGAGTGGGGAGAGGACAGCGGAGAACTTCCTTACCTGCGTCCACTTCAAGGTGAAGGCCGACAGGGCAACCATCCTCAAGTCCCTACAGGGCAACTGGCGCGCAGAGCAGCTTTACCTGCTGGAGGACTGTTACATGAGTTATAAGTACCTGACCGAACGCATCGCCTTGTGCGATGTGGCCATTGAAAGGCAGCTGGAGCATTACTATAGGGAAATCCGCCCTGAAGCGGCGCCTGAGTGTGAGGCCGTCTCTGCTAAGAGGGCCAACAGGAACAAGCCATCGTTCAACACCTGCTCCTACCTGAAAAAAGTGCTGGGAGTGGACGTGATGGCCATTTACGGTATCAGTGACATTGCCGCACTGGAGATTCTCTCTGAAACAGGCACAGACATGAGCAAGTGGGAAACGGCTAAGCACTTTGCCAGCTGGCTGAACCTGTGTCCCAACAACAAAATATCAGGAGGGAAGCTTATTAGCAGTACCCTTATGAAAAAGAAGCCAAACCCGGCAAGCCAGGCTTTCCGTAACGCCGCCAATGCCGTGCAGCGAAGCGACAACTGGCTCGGTGACTACTTCAGGCGGATGAAAGCAAAGGGTGGTAACAAGTACGCCACTGTGGCCACGGCTAATAAGATTGCTACAATTTACTACAAAATGGTATCTTGCCAGCAGGAGTTCAGCCCTGTTGAACTGACTGCTTATCAGAAAAAGTACAAGCAGGCGAAGATCATATACCTAGAGCGGAGGCTCTTTGAACTAAAAATGGAAGCCGCTTAG
- a CDS encoding glycosyltransferase family 2 protein, giving the protein MQISCLIPCYNERQRIGTVLKEIIKVRSVTQVVCVDDGSSDGTADYIERCWPQVQVVRLPSNKGKAAAIKKGLTLVKNEHVLLMDADLQALNTDEIEAAVSAMAKNPTVDMIILRRINSPWFVRWYRSDILLSGERLIKKADLEQVVHQKIKRYQLEVAINRYMLRHRKQVRWMPWSATNTYKVDKLGVVDGSKREFKMYLEIVSFVGFSHMLLQLTSFTRRMKVKQKSEAVMPRFLQQLKL; this is encoded by the coding sequence ATGCAAATATCTTGTCTCATTCCGTGTTACAATGAGCGGCAGCGGATTGGTACTGTTCTGAAGGAAATAATAAAGGTGAGATCGGTTACACAAGTTGTATGTGTTGATGATGGATCTTCAGATGGGACAGCTGATTATATTGAAAGATGTTGGCCGCAAGTACAAGTCGTGCGCTTACCGAGCAACAAAGGTAAGGCAGCCGCAATAAAGAAAGGCTTGACGTTAGTCAAAAATGAGCATGTCTTGTTAATGGATGCGGACCTGCAGGCACTAAATACAGATGAAATAGAGGCAGCCGTCTCTGCTATGGCTAAAAACCCCACTGTGGATATGATCATACTGCGGCGCATAAATTCGCCATGGTTTGTGAGGTGGTACCGCAGTGATATCCTTCTCTCGGGTGAGCGCTTGATCAAGAAAGCAGATCTGGAGCAGGTAGTACATCAAAAGATAAAGAGGTACCAGTTGGAGGTAGCTATAAACCGGTACATGCTGCGACACAGGAAGCAAGTTCGCTGGATGCCTTGGTCTGCCACCAATACTTATAAAGTTGATAAGCTTGGGGTGGTGGATGGCTCAAAGAGGGAGTTTAAAATGTACCTGGAGATAGTATCCTTTGTGGGTTTCTCTCATATGCTGTTACAGCTAACCTCTTTTACCAGAAGGATGAAGGTAAAACAAAAAAGCGAGGCTGTTATGCCCCGCTTTCTGCAGCAACTTAAGCTGTAG
- the recG gene encoding ATP-dependent DNA helicase RecG — protein sequence MSNFFNTKIEFLKGVGPMRAELLQKELNIFTYGDLIQHYPFRYLDRTQFYKVAELDESMHYVQVRGRVRGKEVIGEGRKQRLAATLVDENGDQLELVWFKGVKWMQKTLKNHTDYIVFGKPTEFNGRFSMAHPELEELAEEKQTTSFLQPVYHTTEKLKAHRIDSKVISKIMEMLLKVALPQVQESLSPELIDTYKLMDKRSAYANIHFPETAEKYNKAKFRLKFEELFYIQLRLFRQKVVRKADLQGQVFKNTSTLTEFYKNHMTFDLTNAQKRVVKEIYADLTAGKQMNRLLQGDVGSGKTIVAFITMLIAADNGAQSVLMAPTEILADQHYVGLKAFADRLGINIGKLTGSTKASERKVIHEQLRSGEMKMIVGTHALLEDVVQFQNLGLCIVDEQHRFGVEQRSKLWRKNPRVIPHVLVMTATPIPRTLAMTLYGDLDVSVIDELPAGRKEIVTVHRFDSHRLRVFQFVRDQIKLGRQIYIVYPLIEESEGMENYKDLMDGFESVQRAFPEYKVSMVHGKMKPQDKDYEMQRFVRNETQIMVATTVIEVGVNVPNASVMIIESAERFGLSQLHQLRGRVGRGAEQSYCILMTGYKLSKDSKTRLETMVRTNNGFEIADIDLKLRGPGDLMGTQQSGVLDLLIADLAKDAPILQEARAAAQRVLHQDPQLEQPGHANIRRHIQSLSANTVNWSRIS from the coding sequence GTGAGTAACTTCTTCAACACTAAAATAGAATTCCTGAAAGGCGTTGGGCCGATGCGGGCGGAGCTGTTGCAGAAAGAACTCAACATCTTCACCTACGGCGACCTAATTCAGCACTACCCTTTCCGATATCTAGACCGCACGCAGTTTTACAAAGTAGCCGAACTGGATGAGAGTATGCACTATGTGCAGGTGCGTGGCCGCGTTAGGGGCAAAGAAGTCATTGGCGAAGGGCGTAAGCAGCGCCTGGCGGCAACGCTGGTAGATGAGAACGGTGACCAGTTAGAGCTGGTATGGTTTAAAGGTGTGAAGTGGATGCAGAAAACACTGAAGAACCACACCGACTACATCGTGTTCGGAAAGCCTACGGAGTTTAATGGCAGGTTCAGCATGGCACACCCTGAGCTAGAGGAGCTGGCTGAGGAAAAACAAACAACCTCTTTTCTGCAGCCAGTTTACCACACTACCGAAAAGCTCAAAGCACACCGCATCGATAGCAAAGTGATCAGCAAAATAATGGAGATGCTGTTAAAAGTAGCATTGCCACAGGTGCAGGAGTCGCTGTCGCCGGAGCTGATTGATACGTATAAGCTGATGGATAAGCGTAGTGCTTATGCCAACATTCACTTCCCGGAAACGGCGGAGAAGTATAACAAAGCTAAGTTCAGGCTCAAATTTGAGGAGCTCTTTTACATACAACTGCGCCTGTTCCGCCAGAAGGTAGTGCGCAAAGCAGATCTGCAGGGGCAGGTGTTTAAGAACACTTCCACCCTCACCGAATTTTATAAAAACCACATGACCTTTGACCTGACCAATGCTCAAAAGCGGGTGGTGAAGGAAATATACGCTGACTTAACGGCCGGAAAGCAGATGAACCGCCTGCTGCAAGGGGATGTAGGCTCCGGCAAAACCATTGTGGCCTTTATTACTATGCTGATTGCGGCAGATAATGGGGCGCAGTCGGTGCTAATGGCACCAACCGAAATTCTGGCCGACCAGCATTATGTGGGTTTAAAGGCCTTTGCCGATAGGCTGGGCATCAACATTGGCAAACTTACAGGCTCTACAAAGGCCAGTGAGCGAAAAGTAATACACGAGCAGCTGCGCTCTGGCGAGATGAAAATGATTGTGGGTACGCATGCGTTGCTGGAAGACGTGGTGCAGTTTCAGAACCTGGGGCTCTGCATTGTGGATGAACAGCACCGCTTTGGTGTGGAGCAGCGTTCTAAGCTCTGGCGCAAAAACCCGCGAGTTATTCCGCACGTGCTCGTGATGACGGCCACCCCTATTCCCCGCACCTTAGCCATGACTTTATATGGCGATCTGGATGTGTCGGTGATTGACGAGTTACCAGCCGGCCGTAAGGAAATCGTAACCGTACATCGCTTCGATTCGCACCGCCTGCGTGTGTTCCAGTTCGTGCGCGACCAGATAAAGCTGGGCCGGCAGATTTACATCGTGTACCCGCTCATTGAGGAGTCAGAGGGGATGGAGAATTATAAAGACCTGATGGATGGCTTTGAGAGCGTGCAGCGGGCTTTCCCGGAGTACAAGGTAAGTATGGTACACGGCAAGATGAAGCCGCAGGACAAGGATTACGAGATGCAGCGCTTCGTAAGGAACGAAACGCAGATAATGGTAGCTACTACCGTAATCGAAGTAGGTGTGAACGTTCCAAATGCTTCTGTGATGATAATAGAGAGTGCCGAGCGATTTGGCCTTTCGCAGCTACACCAGTTGCGCGGCCGTGTAGGCCGTGGAGCCGAGCAGAGTTACTGTATCCTGATGACAGGCTATAAGCTGAGCAAGGACAGCAAAACCCGTCTTGAGACGATGGTACGCACGAACAACGGCTTCGAGATTGCAGACATTGACCTGAAACTGCGTGGTCCCGGCGACCTAATGGGCACACAACAGAGCGGCGTACTGGACCTGCTCATTGCAGATTTGGCTAAAGATGCGCCTATACTTCAGGAAGCGCGAGCCGCTGCACAGCGCGTGTTACACCAGGACCCGCAGCTGGAGCAGCCGGGGCATGCCAACATCCGCCGCCACATTCAGTCACTGAGTGCCAACACTGTGAACTGGAGCAGGATCAGTTAG
- the gldD gene encoding gliding motility lipoprotein GldD has translation MWIGLTAGVAACGAEYTPKPKGYNRIDLPSQAYQQLQEDHPYSFEYSAHAKIRPDSSGIAQPHWINIIYPSLGANVQLTYKDLQNSNEVLNDLVEDARKLTAKHQIKAYAIEESEIKISSGDVASVFELEGEVPSQFQFYVTDSTEHFLRGALYFRTATQNDSLAPVIEFVKKDIIHLLNTLEWKSK, from the coding sequence ATGTGGATTGGCCTTACTGCTGGTGTAGCAGCCTGCGGAGCCGAGTATACCCCAAAGCCTAAAGGCTACAACCGCATCGATCTGCCGTCACAAGCATACCAACAGCTACAGGAGGACCACCCGTACAGTTTTGAGTACTCCGCTCACGCCAAAATACGTCCTGACTCTTCTGGCATTGCGCAACCACACTGGATCAATATTATATATCCAAGCCTTGGAGCCAATGTGCAGCTAACATACAAAGACCTGCAAAACAGCAATGAGGTGCTAAATGACCTGGTGGAAGATGCTCGCAAACTAACTGCCAAGCATCAGATTAAGGCTTATGCGATTGAGGAATCTGAGATAAAGATCTCTTCCGGAGATGTGGCTTCTGTATTTGAACTGGAGGGTGAGGTACCGAGTCAGTTCCAGTTCTATGTTACTGATTCTACAGAGCACTTCCTGCGCGGTGCTTTATACTTCAGAACAGCTACGCAGAATGATTCACTGGCTCCGGTAATTGAATTTGTAAAAAAAGATATCATACACCTGCTGAACACGCTAGAGTGGAAAAGTAAATAA
- a CDS encoding thiolase family protein, with protein MNNAYIVAGFRSAVGKASRGAFRFTRPDDLAADVIKHLLSTVPALDPERVDDLIVGNAVPEAEQGLQIGRMISLLALPMSVSGMTVNRYCGSGLETIAMAANRISAGMADCIIAGGTESMSLVPTAGWKTVPNYKIASKNPDWYLSMGLTAEAVAADYNVSREDQDEFAFKSHQKALNAIEKGYFKDQIVPITVEETYLDESGKKKTRSYVVDTDEGPRADTSMEALARLKPVFAAGGTVTAGNSSQTSDGAAFVIVMSERMVKELNLEPIARLISYGTGGVDPRIMGMGPIAAVPKALKQAGMTLNDIDLIEMNEAFAAQSLAVMRHLDFDPDKLNINGGAIALGHPLGCSGAKLSVQLFSDLRRTGGKHGLVTACVGGGQGVAGVFEFLK; from the coding sequence ATGAACAATGCATATATCGTAGCCGGATTTCGTAGCGCCGTGGGGAAAGCTTCGCGTGGTGCCTTCCGGTTCACCAGACCTGATGACCTGGCTGCTGATGTCATCAAGCACCTACTATCTACCGTGCCTGCCCTGGACCCAGAGCGTGTAGACGACCTGATTGTGGGTAACGCTGTGCCGGAGGCGGAGCAGGGCCTGCAGATTGGCCGTATGATCTCGCTGCTGGCTTTGCCTATGTCAGTAAGTGGCATGACGGTAAACCGTTACTGCGGATCCGGCCTGGAGACTATTGCCATGGCAGCTAACCGCATTTCGGCAGGAATGGCCGACTGTATTATTGCCGGAGGTACCGAGTCTATGTCGCTGGTGCCAACAGCAGGTTGGAAAACTGTTCCGAACTACAAGATAGCTAGCAAGAACCCAGATTGGTACCTGAGTATGGGCTTAACAGCCGAGGCCGTAGCTGCAGATTATAATGTTTCACGTGAAGACCAGGATGAGTTTGCTTTTAAGTCGCACCAGAAGGCGCTGAATGCAATTGAGAAGGGGTACTTCAAAGACCAGATCGTGCCGATTACGGTGGAGGAAACTTACCTGGATGAAAGTGGCAAGAAGAAAACCCGCAGCTATGTAGTGGACACCGACGAGGGGCCACGTGCTGACACCTCAATGGAGGCGTTGGCTCGCCTGAAGCCAGTATTTGCGGCCGGAGGTACAGTAACGGCTGGTAACTCATCTCAAACCTCCGACGGAGCTGCCTTTGTTATTGTGATGAGCGAACGTATGGTGAAAGAGCTGAACCTAGAGCCGATTGCACGCCTGATAAGCTACGGAACCGGTGGCGTAGATCCGCGCATCATGGGTATGGGGCCAATAGCTGCAGTTCCAAAAGCTCTAAAGCAAGCAGGCATGACGCTGAACGACATAGACCTGATTGAGATGAACGAAGCTTTCGCGGCTCAGTCTCTTGCCGTTATGCGTCATCTGGACTTTGATCCGGACAAACTAAACATCAACGGTGGAGCCATCGCGCTTGGCCACCCACTCGGCTGCTCTGGAGCCAAGCTCTCTGTACAGCTTTTCAGCGACCTGCGCCGCACTGGTGGCAAACACGGCTTGGTAACTGCCTGCGTCGGCGGTGGCCAAGGTGTAGCTGGAGTGTTTGAGTTTTTGAAATAA